The following DNA comes from Flavobacterium sp. N3904.
TTTTGCAATTATAGTTCCTTTTGGATTTATTTTCATTGCATTATTTCATCATTTTAATAATTAATATCAATCTATAATGAAATGAGCATAATCCAATTTGGTTTGCTAAAATCAAATAGATATGTGAATTACATAAGATCGATAAAAAAAATAAAGATCAACTTATGAAACTAGATTCTAAAATACCAGAAGGTCACATTTCACAAAAATGGACTGATTATAAAGATCACTTAAAGTTGGTTGCTCCAAACAACCGACCAAAAATAGATATTATTGTAGTAGGGACTGGATTGGCTGGTGCTTCGGCTGCAGCTTCTTTTGCCGAAATGGGTTATAATGTAAAAGCATTTTGTTACCAAGATTCTCCACGTCGTGCGCACTCAATTGCAGCGCAAGGAGGAATCAATGCAGCAAAAAATTATCAAAACGATGGAGACAGTACGTTCCGTTTGTTTTATGATACAATAAAAGGTGGAGATTATAGAGCACGTGAAGCAAACGTTCACCGATTAGCGGAAGTTTCTGGAAACATCATTGACCAATGTGTGGCTCAAGGTGTTCCTTTTGCCCGTGATTATGGTGGATATTTAGATAACCGTTCTTTTGGCGGTACACAAGTACAACGTACTTTTTATGCTGCTGGACAAACAGGACAACAATTGTTATTAGGAGCATATTCATCTTTATCAAGACAAATCGGTTTAGGTAAAGTTGATATGTACAACCGTCATGAAATGTTGGAATTGGTTAAAGTAAATGGTAAAGCCCGTGGAATTATTGCCCGTAACCTGATTACCGGTGAATTGGAAAGACATTCTGCACATGCCGTAATTATTGCAACAGGAGGATATGGAAACGTTTACTTCCTTTCTACCAATGCAATGGGATCAAACGTAACTGCTGGTTGGAAAGTTCACAAACAAGGGGCTTTGTTTGCAAATCCTTGTTACGTACAAATTCACCCAACTTGTATTCCGGTACACGGAACCAATCAATCTAAATTGACATTGATGTCTGAGTCGTTAAGAAACTCCGGACGTATTTGGGTACCAAAGAAAAAAGAAGATGCAGAAGCTATTCGTGCCGGTAAAATGAAACCAACACAAATTGCAGAAGCAGACAGAGATTACTACTTAGAAAGGAAATATCCTGCATTTGGTAACTTAGTACCTCGTGATGTGGCTTCAAGAGCTGCAAAAGAAGTTTGCGACGCAGGTCACGGTATCGAAGCTAATGATACGAATGAAGGTGTTTATTTGGATTTCTCTACAGAGATTCAATCTAAAGGAAAACAAACGGCTTACGCCAAAGGAAATCATAATCCTTCTCAAGAAGAAATACTTTCATTAGGAAAAAAATGGTTGGAGGAAAAATACGGTAACTTGTTTACCATGTACCAAAAAATCACAGATGAGAATCCTTATGAAACTCCAATGAAAATCTATCCTGCAGTTCACTATACCATGGGAGGTGTTTGGGTAGATTATAACTTGCAATCCACTATTCCAGGTTGTTTCGTTGCAGGAGAAGCCAATTTCTCTGACCACGGGGCAAATCGTTTAGGTGCTTCTGCTTTGATGCAAGGTCTAGCCGATGGATATTTTGTATTGCCATACACTGTTTCAGATTATTTGTCTGATGATATTCGTACCGGAAAAATCTCTACCGATTTGCCTGAATTCGTTGAAGCAGAGAAAAATGTGAAAGACCAAATCAACAAATTCTTGACTAACAATGGAACAAAAACGGTGGATCATTTCCACAAACGTTTAGGTTTGATTATGTGGAATAAAGTAGGAATGGGTCGTAATGAACAAGGTTTGAAAGAAGCGATTGAAGAAATTGCGGCTTTAAAAGCAGAATTCTACAAAGAAGTTTACGTTCCTGGTAGTGCAGATGAATTGAATCCTGAATTAGAAAAAGCACTTCGTGTTGCCGACTTCATTGAATTGGGACAATTAATGGCCATCGATGGATTGCAGCGTAAAGAATCTTGTGGAGGTCACTTCCGTGAAGAATACCAAGATGCCGAAGGAGAAACGCTTCGTGATGATGAAAACTTTAAATTTGTTGGAGCTTGGGAATACAAAGGTGACGACATCAGCAAAGAAGAGCTTCACAAAGAAGAATTGAAATACGAGTTTATCAAAATCGCAGCTAGAAATTATAAGTAAATAGTATGAAAAAATCTATAGTATATCTTTTTTTAATATTTACGGTTAATCTATTTGCTCAATATGATTTGAAATCAGGTATTCAACCTTTTCAGAAACCAAATGAAGGCAAAAGTTTGGTTTATATTATAAAATCTGGAGCTGGAACGCTTGTCAATTTTAGGGCCTATTTAGATAATAAATTTATAGGTGTTCTTTCAAGTGATAATTATGTGTTGGTAGAATGCGACCCAGGACAGCATTTGTTTTGGGCAGTTTCTGAAAACAGAGACTATTTAGAAGCAAATTTGTTGCCAAATAAAGTGTATGTTTTAAATGCTGAAGGGCAGATGGGTATGTTTGTAGCTGGAGTTTCTTTAAGTCAGTTGGATCCAAATGACAAAAGCGGTAAAAATTTATTCGCAAGGAAAATAAAGAATAGTAATGCTGTTGTTTATAATCCTAATAGTCCTGTTACAGACGATAAAACAGAAAACATTAGTAAAGGACTAGCTAAATACGAAGATTTAAAAAATGAAAAATCTTCTAAAATCATTCAATTAAAAAGCGATCTTTATTTTGAAGATGCTGAAAAATTTCAAAAAAACTAGAAGTTATGAGTGCAGCAAAAAATATCAATATAACCCTTAAAATTTGGCGTCAAAAAAACTCCAAAGAAAAAGGAAGCATGGAAAGTTATAAATTAGATAACGTTTCTACGGCAAGTTCATTTTTGGAAATGTTAGACCAATTGAACGAACAATTAGTAAACGAAAGAAAAGAACCAATCGCGTTTGACCACGATTGTCGCGAAGGAATTTGCGGAATGTGTTCTTTATACATCAACGGACGTGCTCACGGTCCAGATACCGGAATCACGACTTGTCAATTGCACATGAGAATGTTCAACGACGGTGATACTATTGTGGTTGAGCCATGGAGAAGTGTTGCTTTTCCTGTAATAAAAGATTTAGTAGTGGACAGAACCTCTTTTGAAAGAATTCAACAAGCTGGAGGATTCGTTTCGGTAAATACCTCTGGAAACACTATTGATGCCAATACAATTTTAGTACCTAAGGATGATGCTGATAAAGCATTTGAAGCGGCAGCCTGTATCGGTTGTGGTGCTTGTGTGGCTACTTGTAAAAACGGATCGGCAATGCTGTTTGTTGGTGCAAAAGTGTCGCAATATGCATTGTTGCCACAAGGAAAAGTGGAAGCTACAAACCGTGTATTGAACATGGTGCGTCAAATGGATGAAGAAGGTTTTGGTAACTGTACTAATACTGGAGCTTGTGAAATCGAATGTCCAAAAGGAATTTCTTTAGAAAATATTGCTCGTATGAACAGAGAATATTTATCAGCAAGTTTGAAATAATATTTTAATGCATCATATCAAAAGCGTCCCATATTTGGGGCGTTTTTTGTTTATACAAACCTTTGTGAATCTCTTTTTATCTTTGTGTATCTTTGTATATCAGCAAAATATTCGACATGAAAATAGCACTTATACAATCGTTATTATTCTGGGAAAATCCAGAGAAAAACAGAGAAAAACTTGGTAAAAAAATTCATGCCATTTCTGAAAGCGTGGATTTAATTGTGCTTCCCGAAATGTTTACATCAGGATTTACCATGCAACCCAATGACGTTGCCGAAACCATGCATGGTGAAACTATAAACTGGCTTACTTCTTTAGCCAAAGACAAAAATGCGGCCATAACTGGTAGCCTTGTGATTACTGAAAATGATAATTTCTATAATCGATTGGTTTTTGTTTTTCCTTCGGGTGAAATACAATTTTATGATAAAAGACATTTGTTTACGCTGGCAGGGGAAGATAAAGTCTACACTGCGGGTACCAAAAAATTAATTATTGAATACAAAGGCTGGAAAATTTGTCCCTTGATTTGTTATGATTTGCGTTTTCCTGTTTTTTCGAGAAATACCGAAGAATATGACGTGTTGATTTATGTTGCCAATTGGCCAAAAATACGCATCAACGCTTGGGATGCTTTACTGAAAGCACGTGCAATAGAAAACATGAGCTATACCGTCGGAGTGAATAGAATTGGAGTAGATGATAACAAATTTGAATACAACGGTCATTCCCAAGTGCTCGATTTCTTGGGAGATTACATTTTAGAGCCTACAGAAACTAAAGGCATTTTTATAGTCGAATTAAATAAAGCCGAGCTTCTTTTGACCAGAAAAAAATTTAATTTTTTAAGTGATCGGGATTCTTTTATACTAAAATGAAGTCGATTTCTTTTTTTCTTTTTCTTTTTTCTTTTTCGGTTCTGGATTATATGGAATGCTCAAATCAAAAGTTTGGTTGACATCCCAATTGGTTCTTACATCAACACCTTTAGAGAAATAAACGACTTCTTCAGCCTGGCGTTTTTCAATGTAATTGCCTGTATCCCATTCCTTGTTTTTGTTGTCATCATAAATGGCACGAAGTGTATAGACACTTGGCTCTAATTGATTAAAATCAATTTCTGTCTTGCCTTCTGTATAGGCACTTGCGACTACAACATCTCCTTTTTCATTGGTTAGTTCAATAATTACCGGAAAACGATTTACGTTTTTAAGGCTTACAGTAAGATTACCATAGTCAGCAAGGTTCCGCGTACTGGTGCCAAAAGACAAAGTGTCATTCGTTTTTTCAAAATAATCAGTAACAGCACCTGGCATCAGTTTCAAATTGTATTTCTGTGCTTCTTCTATTTTAAAATCAACAAACAATTGTTGGTTAAAATCATCATATGTAGTAGTAAAGTCAACAGCAACCGAATCTTTATTGGTTAATTTCATTTTAGATTTATCAATATTCACCAGGGGAGTACTGGATTCCAGAGTAAAACGCTCTCTAAAATTCAATGATCCAGTTTGAACGGCTTTTATGCTCAAAGTGTCACTTTTTTGGTTTTTGATTTTAAAAGTAAAGTCTTGTTTATACTTGTCCTTGATGATATTTAGCGATAATGAATCTACTTTGAGTGGTTTGAACCAAATTTGCAAGGAGTCTTTTTTAGCCAATTTTGTGACAATGCTCGGCAAAATTTCAGTTTTATTTTTTAGGGTGATTTGTGGTTTTTCACCGTTTTTATAAGGTCTGCCTTCATAACCCAAAAGCAATCTATTTCCTGAGGCTTGACTTGGCTTAAAGGCTTTAAATGGTAACTCTTCCTTAAACAATTCCAATTCAAAAACAGTGTCGTTAGGAATCGTTACGATACGATTGTTAAATCCTATCAGATCCGATTTTGGATTGAATTTATTATTGTTATTACGGTCTTTCAGCGCCACCAAAAAATATTTTCCAGCCTTCAAATTTTCCAGTCGAAACGTTCTCAAACTGTCCAAAGTATTGGTAATATAGCGCGGTCCTTCTTTATAAATAGTAGAATCGTTAAATTTTTCATTCGCTTCATAAAGCATAATCGAAACAAATGATTCTACGTCTTTGTTATAAGCGTCTTTCACTCTTCCACCAAGTGCCAAGGAGTCGATGTAATCACCTGTTGAAAAAACATATTTAAATTGATTGTATGGATTGCCTTCGTTATTATCGGCAATACTTTGTCCAAAATTTAGGCTATAAGTTGTATTGGGCTGTAAAGTGTCTTTTAACGTTATTGTCAATATTTTTGTAGCATTCGTTGGCAAAATCAACGGCTCATTTTTCATTGGAGGCGAAATGATCAATTGCTTCTCTACACCTTTTAGTTTAATGTTTTCATCAAAATAAAGTTTGATTTTATTCCCTTGAAATTTAGTCGAATAATTATCAGGAAAACTGGATTTCAAAACAGGGGCAAGAGTATCTTTCAAACCACCCGTAATTGAGCCTCTTTTGGCACAACTCGCGCAAAGAATCAGTAGAAAAATAGAAATATACTTAAAATTGTTTTTCAACATAATAGACTAAAATTAGATTTTACAAAATAACAATTATATTTACTGGAATCGAAATATTTTTGATTTAATTTGGATGCCATTTGTCACCCTGAGCGAAGTCGAATGGAGGAGTTATTTCCTGCTGTCCACTGTATCCACGCCCAAAAGCGTGGGATGCCGTTTCCATCAGGGCTAGGGCTTCAGTTTTCATAAGCAACTTCCATTTATACAGAAGAGAAAAATATCTTTTTTTATCTTTAAAATAATTATAATTCGATAAAAATAGACCCAAAAAAATACGCTTTTGGCAAACGTCAGTCGTCCGGCTGACGTTTTTTTTGTTTCCAAACTCCAAAAAAGTTTTTCAAAACACCAAAAAGCAGTACCAAAATCAGTGCGATAAATTTGATTTAGGCATTTTTTTGCCCATTAACCACAAACGAAATCGATAGAAATCACTGGTTATTTATTTTCTAAATAAATTAATGTTTTCGGGGATAAATCAGCTTTTATGAGGGGCTAAATACCTAAATTTGAGAGTAAAATTAACAACCGCATTATATGGAAATAGTTGCAAAACCAAACAAGTATGAGCTGGGAGAAATGCTCCTGGAAATAGGTTCCTTACTCATAGTATCCGGAGCCAATACCGAACGTGTCAAAATCACTATCAGCAGAATTGCAGGTGCCTTTGGCTGTTGCTCGGATTTAATGATTACCAACCACGCTTTGATGCTTACCTTGACTTATAAAGACAAAATCAAAACTTTTACCAGTGTACGATGGGTGCCCAATATGCACCTCAATTTCAATCTCATTTCCGACATCAGTACGATGAGTTGGAAAATTGTCGAAGAAAAATGGTCTGTAGAGCGTATCAATAAAGAAGTGCAGCTTCTGGACAGAAAAGCCCTTTATCCGCGTTTTGCGGTATTGTTTCTGGTAGCTCTTGCGGGAGCCTCTTTCTGCCGTTTGTTCGGTGGTGGATTAATCGAAATGATTCTTTGCTTTACAGGAAGTTTCGTGGGCCTTTTTGTGAGACAGGAAACCATGAAACTCAAATTCAATTTTTACTTGTGTATCTTCTTTGCGGCCTTAACCTCTTCTTTTTTGGTAGGACTCTATTCGTTTTGGAATCCCGAAGGCGAATTCATACACGCATTATCCACCTCGGTGTTGTTTTTGATTCCGGGAGTGCCCATGATCAATTCGTTCTCGGATTTGATTGACGGAAACATATTAAACGGAACCACCAGAGGCGTAAACGTTTTGGTTATCGCTTTTGCCATTGCATTGGGATTGATGGTTTCATTATTAATTTTTAATTTACACTAAGATGGATTTTGCATTATTAGAAAAAGGAATATGGCTGGGATGTGCCGGTATTGGTTTTGCCGTACTGTTTAATGTACCCCGCAGAACGTTGGGGATTATTTACATCATTGCTGCCCTGGGCGGATTGCTCAAATTTTATTTGATTTCGCTCGAAATCGGATTGGTTTTTGCGGCTCTTTGTGGTTCGAGCCTTATTGGTTTTTTGAGTGTATTGGCGGCACATTACCGCAAAGCACCTCCAATGACCTTTGCACTTCCGGCATTGATCCCAATGATTCCCGGTTTTTTTGCCTACAAAGCGATGGTAGGCGTGATGAAATTGACCGCCGAAAAAGATCCAGACGTGTATACCAAACTCTTTTTTGAAACCGTAAACAATGGACTCTCGGCTTGCTTTATCATCTTGGCTCTGGCCGCAGGTGTAGCCATCCCATTGCTTATTACCCGTAAGGAAACCGTGAAAAGAATCAAAACCGATGCGGTTCTGGAAAAACAACTCGAAAACTTGGAAGAAGAAAATTAAAACAAACAAATAGAGTACCCAAAACGCCAGTCGAGAGATTGGCGTTTTTTTATCCAAAAAGCCTAAATCCGGCACTATTTTATTGAATTTGTAGACACTATATGTAGTTTGCACCAATAGTATATGTAGATTGAACCAACAACATATGTAGTTCGAACCAATAGTATATCTGGGTTTTACCAATACTATTGGTACATCGAGCCAATAAAACAGGTAGTTTGAACCAATAATATATGTGGTTTGCACCAATGCTATTGGTACTTCTAACCAATAATACAGGTACTTCGAACCAATAGTATATGTAGTTCGTGCCAATAGTATTGGTATTTAGTGTCTTTTTTTGAGGATAAAAGACAGAATACCGAACGGAATACCCAAGAAAGTGGAGCAATTTTATTATTTTGCCACTAGTAGATGCCTGAGGAAATATCCTGATTGTTAACTCTTAGCAATTAAAACAGAGAAAACTTTGATATATGGTGAACAGTTTTAAGGTTATAAATAAAAACAAAGTGAGAAATTTTAGTTTAAAAAAACGCCAGTCGAGAGATTGGCGTTTTTTTTGGTCTGAAAACAAGTTGAAAACTAATTTTTAATGAGGACAATTGTAAGCAGGTCAATTGTTTTTATAAATATACATTTGTGTCTTATTTTTAGATCATTTCAAATGTAATTAAGTTTTATTTTTTGAAAATTTCAAAAAAATAGATTTTATGACAAGAGAAAATTGGACAAGAGAACAAACTATAGTAGCATTAAATCTTTATTGTAAAATTCCATTTAATAGAGTCAGTTCTAATCATCCAGATATTATTAAGATTGCCACCTTAATCGGAAGAAATCCAAATGCAGTAAAAATGAAAATCGGAAATTTTGGAAGTTTTGACCCTGAATTAAAGAAGAGAGGGATTGTAGGATTAGCAAATGCTAGCAAATTGGATGAAATCGTTTGGGATGAATTTAATAACAATTGGGAAAATCTTGCGTATGAAAGTGAAGTGTTAATTTCTAATTTCGCTAATGAACCAATAGAGAAAACGGCACATATAAATATTGATGATTTGCCGTTGGGAAGAGAAAGGGAAACAATAATAAAGGCAAGAGTTAATCAAGGTTTTTTTCGTTCAACGATTCTTTCTTCATACAATTTAAAGTGTTGCATTACTGGTTTGTCAATTCCAGATTTTTTGGTGGCTAGTCATATAATACCGTGGGCAAAGGATGAAAAAATTAGATTGAATCCTCATAATGGATTGTGTATAAATTCTATTCATGATAGGGCTTTTGACCGTGGCTTTATTACTGTTACAACGGATTATAAAATAAAAGTTTCTAAATACTTAAATGAATATAAAAAAGAAGATGCAGTAACAGATTTCTTTTTAAATTATGAAAGTAGATCGATCATTTTGCCAGATAAATTTCTTCCATCAAAAGAATTTTTGGAATATCATCATCAAAATATTTTTATAAAATAAATCATTTTAACCGTTCAAATAAATGTTTGATTATTGCTATTTATAGAATTACCTACTAAATTTCACATTTTATATTTAGTTTAAAAAAACTAAAAATGTTGCCTATAGTACAGCAGAATATTGTCCCGTTTCTATTAATATTGAAACTTATTTTAAATTGAAAATCAGATGGGCTATCACACTAAAATAATCTTTGGAAAAGACCAAGTAACAAAGCTTCATAATAATAAGGCTTTTACTGATTGCGAAAAAATTATCAACTTTAAAGAATATAGTTTCGATACTCGAGCGGAAAGGAGTGCCTTTTATAAAGGGATTGCTGAATCTACGGGAAGGTTCGAGTTTGAAGTGATTAATGAATACGAGGATAAAAATGACAAAGAAAAAGAAGATGAAATTAAATTTGATTATTGGGACTTTATTGAAAAGTATTATCCAAAATATTATTCTTGTGATAGTGTTTTATTAAGCGACATATTAACTAGAAAGCTTGACGGAGAAGAAATATGTGAAGAAGATGAAGAGTATATAAAAGAGTGGGACGTTAGAAAAGAATTGTTTGAACTTGACAAGGAACTACTTTGCGAGGCTTTTGAAAATTACTTCAATATTGTTTATCCTAAAAACCCGGATTCCTCGATTGTGACAATTAGTAAATAATCATGTTTTTTATACCCATTGTTCTCAAAAAAAATTGGAACATTGTGTTGCCATAATAGAACAAGAAATTGCTTTACTGCAGACCCAAGCCATACACTAATTTTTTCTTTCTCAGACACTTCTGTTTTTAAATCAAAAAAGAACTTTTTTCTTTCATAATGTTTTACTAAAACGAGGCTGTTTTAAGGAATAATTTTTAACTTTGAGATATAACCTAAAAATCAACATATGAAATGAGCATGACTTAAAATTGGTCGCAAACACCAATGATGATATGCGAATTACATATGACAAATAAAAATCAATAAAAATTAACATATGAAAGTACAAATCAACACAGACAATAATGTAGAAGGTAACGGAAGATTGGAATCTTATTTCTCTAGTGAAATCACAAGAGTATTATCCCGTTTTGATGATAAAGTGACTCGTATCGAAGTGCATTTTGGAGACGAAAACAGTGCCAAATCGGGTGTAAATGACAAACGTTGTCTTATCGAAGCTCGTCCAGCCAATATGCAGCCTATCGCGGTTACAGAACACGCCGATTCTATCGAAAAAGCATTCAACGGAGCCTTAGAAAAAATCAAGAAAGTACTCAACACTACATTTGATAAACAAAAAGCACACTAAATAAATTTAAATTAAAGTTTGAATAAATAAGGCTGTCCCAAAAAGGCAGCCTTTCTTGTTTTAACTGAGATTCCGCAATAGGAATATATTTCACGAAGATTTGCAAAGGAGTCACAAAGATGGGCAAAGGAAAAAATGAATCCGCCTTGAGATTGAACTTAAAAAATTTTGCGGATTCTTCGCATTTCTCTGCGAAATGAAGAGTAATGCTTATTCTAGGTTTAATCAATATGTGGTCTATCAAAAAAGTTATTCCTCAAACAGCATCGTTGCCAGACGGTCGTCCCTTTGATAGACATCATCATAAAAATGAATAGCGCCTTCGTCATCTACCCAAGCGGTAAAATAACCAATGTAAACGGGGATTTTGTTTTTGAGGGTGTACCAGGTTTCTT
Coding sequences within:
- a CDS encoding fumarate reductase/succinate dehydrogenase flavoprotein subunit; the encoded protein is MKLDSKIPEGHISQKWTDYKDHLKLVAPNNRPKIDIIVVGTGLAGASAAASFAEMGYNVKAFCYQDSPRRAHSIAAQGGINAAKNYQNDGDSTFRLFYDTIKGGDYRAREANVHRLAEVSGNIIDQCVAQGVPFARDYGGYLDNRSFGGTQVQRTFYAAGQTGQQLLLGAYSSLSRQIGLGKVDMYNRHEMLELVKVNGKARGIIARNLITGELERHSAHAVIIATGGYGNVYFLSTNAMGSNVTAGWKVHKQGALFANPCYVQIHPTCIPVHGTNQSKLTLMSESLRNSGRIWVPKKKEDAEAIRAGKMKPTQIAEADRDYYLERKYPAFGNLVPRDVASRAAKEVCDAGHGIEANDTNEGVYLDFSTEIQSKGKQTAYAKGNHNPSQEEILSLGKKWLEEKYGNLFTMYQKITDENPYETPMKIYPAVHYTMGGVWVDYNLQSTIPGCFVAGEANFSDHGANRLGASALMQGLADGYFVLPYTVSDYLSDDIRTGKISTDLPEFVEAEKNVKDQINKFLTNNGTKTVDHFHKRLGLIMWNKVGMGRNEQGLKEAIEEIAALKAEFYKEVYVPGSADELNPELEKALRVADFIELGQLMAIDGLQRKESCGGHFREEYQDAEGETLRDDENFKFVGAWEYKGDDISKEELHKEELKYEFIKIAARNYK
- a CDS encoding succinate dehydrogenase/fumarate reductase iron-sulfur subunit gives rise to the protein MSAAKNINITLKIWRQKNSKEKGSMESYKLDNVSTASSFLEMLDQLNEQLVNERKEPIAFDHDCREGICGMCSLYINGRAHGPDTGITTCQLHMRMFNDGDTIVVEPWRSVAFPVIKDLVVDRTSFERIQQAGGFVSVNTSGNTIDANTILVPKDDADKAFEAAACIGCGACVATCKNGSAMLFVGAKVSQYALLPQGKVEATNRVLNMVRQMDEEGFGNCTNTGACEIECPKGISLENIARMNREYLSASLK
- a CDS encoding amidohydrolase, with amino-acid sequence MKIALIQSLLFWENPEKNREKLGKKIHAISESVDLIVLPEMFTSGFTMQPNDVAETMHGETINWLTSLAKDKNAAITGSLVITENDNFYNRLVFVFPSGEIQFYDKRHLFTLAGEDKVYTAGTKKLIIEYKGWKICPLICYDLRFPVFSRNTEEYDVLIYVANWPKIRINAWDALLKARAIENMSYTVGVNRIGVDDNKFEYNGHSQVLDFLGDYILEPTETKGIFIVELNKAELLLTRKKFNFLSDRDSFILK
- a CDS encoding Ig-like domain-containing protein; amino-acid sequence: MLKNNFKYISIFLLILCASCAKRGSITGGLKDTLAPVLKSSFPDNYSTKFQGNKIKLYFDENIKLKGVEKQLIISPPMKNEPLILPTNATKILTITLKDTLQPNTTYSLNFGQSIADNNEGNPYNQFKYVFSTGDYIDSLALGGRVKDAYNKDVESFVSIMLYEANEKFNDSTIYKEGPRYITNTLDSLRTFRLENLKAGKYFLVALKDRNNNNKFNPKSDLIGFNNRIVTIPNDTVFELELFKEELPFKAFKPSQASGNRLLLGYEGRPYKNGEKPQITLKNKTEILPSIVTKLAKKDSLQIWFKPLKVDSLSLNIIKDKYKQDFTFKIKNQKSDTLSIKAVQTGSLNFRERFTLESSTPLVNIDKSKMKLTNKDSVAVDFTTTYDDFNQQLFVDFKIEEAQKYNLKLMPGAVTDYFEKTNDTLSFGTSTRNLADYGNLTVSLKNVNRFPVIIELTNEKGDVVVASAYTEGKTEIDFNQLEPSVYTLRAIYDDNKNKEWDTGNYIEKRQAEEVVYFSKGVDVRTNWDVNQTFDLSIPYNPEPKKKKEKEKKKSTSF
- a CDS encoding threonine/serine ThrE exporter family protein, producing MEIVAKPNKYELGEMLLEIGSLLIVSGANTERVKITISRIAGAFGCCSDLMITNHALMLTLTYKDKIKTFTSVRWVPNMHLNFNLISDISTMSWKIVEEKWSVERINKEVQLLDRKALYPRFAVLFLVALAGASFCRLFGGGLIEMILCFTGSFVGLFVRQETMKLKFNFYLCIFFAALTSSFLVGLYSFWNPEGEFIHALSTSVLFLIPGVPMINSFSDLIDGNILNGTTRGVNVLVIAFAIALGLMVSLLIFNLH
- a CDS encoding threonine/serine exporter family protein; amino-acid sequence: MDFALLEKGIWLGCAGIGFAVLFNVPRRTLGIIYIIAALGGLLKFYLISLEIGLVFAALCGSSLIGFLSVLAAHYRKAPPMTFALPALIPMIPGFFAYKAMVGVMKLTAEKDPDVYTKLFFETVNNGLSACFIILALAAGVAIPLLITRKETVKRIKTDAVLEKQLENLEEEN
- a CDS encoding HNH endonuclease, which translates into the protein MTRENWTREQTIVALNLYCKIPFNRVSSNHPDIIKIATLIGRNPNAVKMKIGNFGSFDPELKKRGIVGLANASKLDEIVWDEFNNNWENLAYESEVLISNFANEPIEKTAHINIDDLPLGRERETIIKARVNQGFFRSTILSSYNLKCCITGLSIPDFLVASHIIPWAKDEKIRLNPHNGLCINSIHDRAFDRGFITVTTDYKIKVSKYLNEYKKEDAVTDFFLNYESRSIILPDKFLPSKEFLEYHHQNIFIK
- a CDS encoding HPF/RaiA family ribosome-associated protein → MKVQINTDNNVEGNGRLESYFSSEITRVLSRFDDKVTRIEVHFGDENSAKSGVNDKRCLIEARPANMQPIAVTEHADSIEKAFNGALEKIKKVLNTTFDKQKAH